A region from the Paraurantiacibacter namhicola genome encodes:
- the gpmA gene encoding 2,3-diphosphoglycerate-dependent phosphoglycerate mutase, whose translation MSTLILVRHGQSQWNLENRFTGWWDVDLTEKGVSEATAAGELLKEKDVLPTSAFTSLQTRAIRTLHLALHAADRLWVPVTKDWHLNERHYGGLTGLDKQETRDKHGDEQVHIWRRSFDVPPPEMEPGHEYDMLGDPRYEGIDIPSTESLKLTIERVLPFWENAILPVLEDGETVIVSAHGNSLRALVKHLSGISDDDITGLEIPTGQPIIYEFAADADGELQPGEMRYLKDI comes from the coding sequence ATGTCGACCTTGATCCTCGTCCGCCACGGGCAGAGCCAGTGGAACCTCGAAAACCGTTTCACCGGCTGGTGGGATGTCGACCTGACGGAGAAGGGCGTGTCCGAAGCGACTGCCGCGGGCGAGCTGCTGAAGGAAAAGGACGTGCTGCCCACCAGCGCCTTTACCTCCCTGCAGACCCGCGCCATCCGCACCCTGCACCTGGCGCTGCATGCTGCCGATCGCCTGTGGGTCCCGGTGACCAAGGACTGGCACCTGAATGAGCGGCACTATGGCGGGCTGACCGGCCTCGACAAGCAGGAAACGCGCGACAAGCATGGCGACGAGCAGGTGCATATCTGGCGCCGCAGCTTCGACGTGCCGCCGCCGGAAATGGAACCGGGCCATGAATACGACATGCTCGGCGATCCGCGTTACGAAGGCATCGATATCCCCAGCACGGAAAGCCTGAAGCTGACCATCGAGCGCGTGCTGCCATTCTGGGAAAACGCCATCCTGCCGGTGCTGGAAGACGGCGAGACGGTGATCGTCTCCGCCCACGGCAATTCCCTGCGCGCGCTGGTGAAGCACCTGTCCGGCATCTCGGACGATGACATCACCGGGCTGGAAATTCCCACCGGCCAGCCGATCATCTACGAATTCGCAGCCGACGCCGATGGCGAATTGCAGCCCGGCGAGATGCGGTACCTCAAGGATATCTGA
- the purE gene encoding 5-(carboxyamino)imidazole ribonucleotide mutase has protein sequence MAAPVAIVMGSQSDWPTMQCAAQALDELGVAYEARIVSAHRTPDRMVDFARGAEDAGHKVIIAGAGGAAHLPGMISALTHLPVLGVPVQSKALSGQDSLLSIVQMPAGVPTATFAIGEAGATNAGLYAAAILALSDPALSQRLKDWRDARRDAVAERPE, from the coding sequence ATGGCAGCACCAGTCGCAATCGTGATGGGCAGCCAGTCCGACTGGCCGACCATGCAATGCGCCGCACAGGCGCTGGACGAGTTGGGCGTGGCCTACGAGGCGCGCATTGTCTCCGCTCACCGCACGCCCGACCGCATGGTGGACTTCGCGCGCGGCGCGGAAGATGCCGGGCACAAGGTCATCATCGCCGGCGCGGGCGGCGCGGCGCACCTGCCGGGCATGATCAGCGCGCTCACCCACCTCCCCGTCTTGGGCGTGCCGGTGCAGTCCAAGGCGCTGAGCGGGCAGGACAGCCTGCTTTCCATCGTGCAGATGCCCGCCGGCGTCCCCACCGCCACCTTTGCCATCGGCGAGGCGGGCGCGACCAATGCGGGCCTTTACGCGGCAGCCATCCTCGCCCTGTCCGACCCCGCGCTCTCGCAGCGGCTGAAGGACTGGCGCGATGCCCGGCGCGACGCTGTGGCAGAGCGGCCGGAATAG